The Girardinichthys multiradiatus isolate DD_20200921_A chromosome 6, DD_fGirMul_XY1, whole genome shotgun sequence genome window below encodes:
- the LOC124869711 gene encoding zinc finger protein 583-like isoform X3 encodes MSSVQHLREFIRERLTAAAEEIFSEVEKTIVRHEEDMRLLEICWKPQIKLSRIDQPEQRVSNKEVLTDPKLCKQQRSSRLDQEELEHFQIKQEPEPPEITEEQDEAEPTRIRENQLESGHLLIKEDQEEPEFGKSMVRYQEDIRLLDYCWNPRIKLFRISTDIPKQRVCKEEEVLNEQEEPEAPRSEDGQENIKQDQEEPDHQKIKEDPGEPEPQQFEEKLEEPEGLNIKEDQEDLDLPQIKDEQEEPELPPFEEDPAGPRIKEDLKPTGIVVNPEEPEPPQFGGGHEEQHLLTFLIHSSQQIEQLLWACETNTFMDPVTDHQSVFSQSEPDTEQLHSQNPPEDQKSSAELHSFYSIVPPDPEQIQEEHYGSEPRPVQQEICRSWEEEHLKSRTSEEHGWSKAEPDAEQLHSQNPLEDQQCFIELKSVYSCVTPDPEQINDQPEPPHFQQQQEIYRSWEEEHLMGRTSWEHVWFKAEPDTQVLHYHNSPEDLHSFYSVVTPDPEQITVEHHGSEPIQQEQNKVFSSWEEEHLEAIASQDYFWFKAEPDAVQLVAHTHLAAETQDHEGTSSGETQDHEGTSSGETQDHEGTSSGVSEDQHHINPEDSETCFVCGEVLKPHRLKQHLKQHPDVKPYVCKRCGERFSEHSHLRDHMVAHLVEDLKARQRPGVKRRQKNVFCKICGRGFAELDYLKSHNKAHRGERPFCETCGKHFSSPRSLKGHMKVHERRCAKPFSCRVCKKRFASRSTKKAHMERHREEKPFSCKTCGETFHERKQFMTHKGTHSAAKPFFCKICKRLFAHRPSYTAHMKSHRKETTSACSRCGERFDDQRAEATHMKTCGKLHSCDTCGKSFSSRSRVKYHKKRGSCGGNVDLKP; translated from the exons atgtctTCAGTTCAGCATCTGAGAGAGTTTATCAGAGAGCGactaactgctgctgctgaagaaaTCTTCTCAGAGGTTGAGAAAACCATCGTCCGCCACGAAGAAGACATGAGACTGCTGGAAATCTGCTggaaacctcagataaaactctCCAGAATCG ACCAGCCAGAGCAACGTGTCAGCAACAAGGAGGTTCTAACTGACCCAAAGCTGTGTAAGCAGCAGAGGAGCTCCAGGCTGGACCAGGAGGAACTAGAACACTTCCAG ATAAAACAGGAACCAGAACCTCCAGAGATAACAGAGGAGCAGGACGAAGCAGAACCAACACGTATTAGAGAGAACCAGCTGGAATCTGGACATCTGTTGATTAAAGAAGATCAGGAGGAACCAGAGTTTGGAAAATCCATGGTCCGGTACCAGGAAGACATCAGACTGCTGGATTACTGCTGGAATCCCAGAATAAAACTCTTCAGAATCTCTACAG ACATCCCAAAGCAACGTGTCTGTAAGGAGGAGGAAGTTCTCaatgaacaggaggaaccagaagCTCCAAGGTCTGAAGATGGTCAAGAGAATATTAAACAGGATCAGGAGGAACCTGACCATCAAAAGATCAAAGAGGACCCTGGAGAACCAGAACCTCAACAGTTTGAAGAGAAGCTAGAGGAGCCAGAAGGTTTAAATATTAAAGAGGATCAAGAAGATCTAGATCTTCCACAGATAAAAGAcgaacaggaggaaccagaacTTCCACCATTTGAAGAAGATCCTGCAGGTCCACGGATTAAGGAGGATCTAAAACCTACAGGAATTGTAGTGAACCCAGAGGAACCAGAACCTCCACAGTTTGGAGGTGGACATGAGGAACAACATCTGCTAACCTTCCTGATCCACAGCAGTCAGCAGATAGAGCAGCTGTTATGGGCGTGTGAAACCAACACCTTTATGGACCCTGTGACCGACCATCAAAGTGTCTTCAgtcaatcagaaccagacacTGAGCAGCTTCACTCTCAGAACCCTCCTGAAGATCAGAAGAGTTCCGCTGAGCTTCACAGTTTCTACTCGATTGTTCCGCCAGATCCTGAGCAGATTCAAGAGGAACATTATGGATCAGAACCTCGACCTGTTCAGCAGGAGATCTGCAGGAGTTGGGAGGAAGAACATCTCAAGAGCAGAACGTCTGAGGAACATGGCTGGTCTAAAGCAGAACCAGACGCTGAGCAGCTTCACTCTCAGAACCCTCTTGAAGACCAGCAATGTTTTATTGAGCTTAAAAGTGTTTATTCATGTGTGACACCAGATCCTGAGCAGATTAATGACCAACCAGAACCTCCACAttttcagcagcagcaggagatcTACAGGAGCTGGGAGGAAGAACATCTTATGGGCAGAACCTCTTGGGAACACGTCTGGTTTAAAGCAGAACCAGACACTCAGGTGCTTCACTATCATAACTCTCCTGAAGATCTTCACAGTTTCTACTCGGTTGTGACACCAGATCCTGAGCAGATCACAGTAGAACACCATGGATCAGAACCTATTCAACAGGAGCAAAACAAAGTCTTCAGCAGCTGGGAGGAAGAACACCTTGAAGCCATCGCTTCTCAGGACTATTTCTGGTTTAAAGCAGAACCAGACGCTGTGCAGCTGGTTGCTCATACCCACCTTGCAGCTGAGACCCAGGACCATGAAGGAACCAGCTCTGGTGAGACCCAGGACCATGAAGGAACCAGCTCTGGTGAGACCCAGGACCATGAAGGAACCAGCTCTGGTGTGTCAGAAGACCAGCATCACATTAACCCTGAAGACtctgaaacatgttttgtttgtggTGAAGTCTTGAAACCTCACCGTTTGAAGCAGCATCTAAAACAGCATCCAGATGTGAAGCCATATGTCTGCAAACGTTGTGGAGAACGCTTCTCTGAACATTCCCATCTGAGAGACCACATGGTTGCTCACCTGGTTGAGGATCTGAAAGCTCGGCAACGACCCGGAGTCAAACGCAGACAGAAAAACGTCTTCTGTAAAATATGCGGCCGAGGCTTTGCTGAACTGGATTATTTAAAATCCCACAATAAAGCTCACAGGGGTGAGCGGCCTTTCTGTGAAACCTGTGGGAAACATTTCAGTTCTCCTCGTTCACTCAAAGGTCACATGAAGGTCCATGAGAGAAGATGTGCGAAACCATTCTCCTGTCGGGTTTGCAAGAAAAGGTTTGCTTCTCGCTCAACCAAGAAAGCCCACATGGAGAGGCACAGAGAAGAGAAGCCCTTCTCCTGTAAAACGTGTGGGGAAACGTTTCATGAGAGAAAACAGTTCATGACCCACAAAGGAACCCACTCAGCTGCTAAACCTTTCTTCTGTAAAATATGCAAACGACTGTTTGCCCACAGGCCCTCCTACACAGCCCACATGAAGTCCCACAGGAAGGAGACGACCTCTGCTTGTAGCAGGTGTGGAGAAAGGTTTGACGATCAACGAGCAGAGGCCACCCACATGAAAACATGCGGGAAGCTCCATTCATGTGACACCTGTGGAAAAAGCTTTTCCTCCAGGAGTCGTGTGAAATATCACAAGAAACGTGGAAGTTGTGGTGGAAACGTTGACTTGAAGCCGTAG
- the LOC124869711 gene encoding zinc finger protein 570-like isoform X2, with the protein MSSVQHLREFIRERLTAAAEEIFSEVEKTIVRHEEDMRLLEICWKPQIKLSRIDQPEQRVSNKEVLTDPKLCKQQRSSRLDQEELEHFQIKQEPEPPEIKENQEEPEPLQIKQEPEPPEIKEDQEEAEPLQIKQEPEPPEITEEQDEAEPTRIRENQLESGHLLIKEDQEEPEFGKSMVRYQEDIRLLDYCWNPRIKLFRISTDIPKQRVCKEEEVLNEQEEPEAPRSEDGQENIKQDQEEPDHQKIKEDPGEPEPQQFEEKLEEPEGLNIKEDQEDLDLPQIKDEQEEPELPPFEEDPAGPRIKEDLKPTGIVVNPEEPEPPQFGGGHEEQHLLTFLIHSSQQIEQLLWACETNTFMDPVTDHQSVFSQSEPDTEQLHSQNPPEDQKSSAELHSFYSIVPPDPEQIQEEHYGSEPRPVQQEICRSWEEEHLKSRTSEEHGWSKAEPDAEQLHSQNPLEDQQCFIELKSVYSCVTPDPEQINDQPEPPHFQQQQEIYRSWEEEHLMGRTSWEHVWFKAEPDTQVLHYHNSPEDLHSFYSVVTPDPEQITVEHHGSEPIQQEQNKVFSSWEEEHLEAIASQDYFWFKAEPDAVQLVAHTHLAAETQDHEGTSSGETQDHEGTSSGVSEDQHHINPEDSETCFVCGEVLKPHRLKQHLKQHPDVKPYVCKRCGERFSEHSHLRDHMVAHLVEDLKARQRPGVKRRQKNVFCKICGRGFAELDYLKSHNKAHRGERPFCETCGKHFSSPRSLKGHMKVHERRCAKPFSCRVCKKRFASRSTKKAHMERHREEKPFSCKTCGETFHERKQFMTHKGTHSAAKPFFCKICKRLFAHRPSYTAHMKSHRKETTSACSRCGERFDDQRAEATHMKTCGKLHSCDTCGKSFSSRSRVKYHKKRGSCGGNVDLKP; encoded by the exons atgtctTCAGTTCAGCATCTGAGAGAGTTTATCAGAGAGCGactaactgctgctgctgaagaaaTCTTCTCAGAGGTTGAGAAAACCATCGTCCGCCACGAAGAAGACATGAGACTGCTGGAAATCTGCTggaaacctcagataaaactctCCAGAATCG ACCAGCCAGAGCAACGTGTCAGCAACAAGGAGGTTCTAACTGACCCAAAGCTGTGTAAGCAGCAGAGGAGCTCCAGGCTGGACCAGGAGGAACTAGAACACTTCCAGATAAAACAGGAACCAGAACCCCCAGAGATAAAagagaaccaggaggaaccggaGCCTTTACAGATAAAACAGGAACCAGAACCTCCAGAGATAAAAGAGGACCAGGAGGAAGCAGAACCTTTACAGATAAAACAGGAACCAGAACCTCCAGAGATAACAGAGGAGCAGGACGAAGCAGAACCAACACGTATTAGAGAGAACCAGCTGGAATCTGGACATCTGTTGATTAAAGAAGATCAGGAGGAACCAGAGTTTGGAAAATCCATGGTCCGGTACCAGGAAGACATCAGACTGCTGGATTACTGCTGGAATCCCAGAATAAAACTCTTCAGAATCTCTACAG ACATCCCAAAGCAACGTGTCTGTAAGGAGGAGGAAGTTCTCaatgaacaggaggaaccagaagCTCCAAGGTCTGAAGATGGTCAAGAGAATATTAAACAGGATCAGGAGGAACCTGACCATCAAAAGATCAAAGAGGACCCTGGAGAACCAGAACCTCAACAGTTTGAAGAGAAGCTAGAGGAGCCAGAAGGTTTAAATATTAAAGAGGATCAAGAAGATCTAGATCTTCCACAGATAAAAGAcgaacaggaggaaccagaacTTCCACCATTTGAAGAAGATCCTGCAGGTCCACGGATTAAGGAGGATCTAAAACCTACAGGAATTGTAGTGAACCCAGAGGAACCAGAACCTCCACAGTTTGGAGGTGGACATGAGGAACAACATCTGCTAACCTTCCTGATCCACAGCAGTCAGCAGATAGAGCAGCTGTTATGGGCGTGTGAAACCAACACCTTTATGGACCCTGTGACCGACCATCAAAGTGTCTTCAgtcaatcagaaccagacacTGAGCAGCTTCACTCTCAGAACCCTCCTGAAGATCAGAAGAGTTCCGCTGAGCTTCACAGTTTCTACTCGATTGTTCCGCCAGATCCTGAGCAGATTCAAGAGGAACATTATGGATCAGAACCTCGACCTGTTCAGCAGGAGATCTGCAGGAGTTGGGAGGAAGAACATCTCAAGAGCAGAACGTCTGAGGAACATGGCTGGTCTAAAGCAGAACCAGACGCTGAGCAGCTTCACTCTCAGAACCCTCTTGAAGACCAGCAATGTTTTATTGAGCTTAAAAGTGTTTATTCATGTGTGACACCAGATCCTGAGCAGATTAATGACCAACCAGAACCTCCACAttttcagcagcagcaggagatcTACAGGAGCTGGGAGGAAGAACATCTTATGGGCAGAACCTCTTGGGAACACGTCTGGTTTAAAGCAGAACCAGACACTCAGGTGCTTCACTATCATAACTCTCCTGAAGATCTTCACAGTTTCTACTCGGTTGTGACACCAGATCCTGAGCAGATCACAGTAGAACACCATGGATCAGAACCTATTCAACAGGAGCAAAACAAAGTCTTCAGCAGCTGGGAGGAAGAACACCTTGAAGCCATCGCTTCTCAGGACTATTTCTGGTTTAAAGCAGAACCAGACGCTGTGCAGCTGGTTGCTCATACCCACCTTGCAGCTGAGACCCAGGACCATGAAGGAACCAGCTCTG GTGAGACCCAGGACCATGAAGGAACCAGCTCTGGTGTGTCAGAAGACCAGCATCACATTAACCCTGAAGACtctgaaacatgttttgtttgtggTGAAGTCTTGAAACCTCACCGTTTGAAGCAGCATCTAAAACAGCATCCAGATGTGAAGCCATATGTCTGCAAACGTTGTGGAGAACGCTTCTCTGAACATTCCCATCTGAGAGACCACATGGTTGCTCACCTGGTTGAGGATCTGAAAGCTCGGCAACGACCCGGAGTCAAACGCAGACAGAAAAACGTCTTCTGTAAAATATGCGGCCGAGGCTTTGCTGAACTGGATTATTTAAAATCCCACAATAAAGCTCACAGGGGTGAGCGGCCTTTCTGTGAAACCTGTGGGAAACATTTCAGTTCTCCTCGTTCACTCAAAGGTCACATGAAGGTCCATGAGAGAAGATGTGCGAAACCATTCTCCTGTCGGGTTTGCAAGAAAAGGTTTGCTTCTCGCTCAACCAAGAAAGCCCACATGGAGAGGCACAGAGAAGAGAAGCCCTTCTCCTGTAAAACGTGTGGGGAAACGTTTCATGAGAGAAAACAGTTCATGACCCACAAAGGAACCCACTCAGCTGCTAAACCTTTCTTCTGTAAAATATGCAAACGACTGTTTGCCCACAGGCCCTCCTACACAGCCCACATGAAGTCCCACAGGAAGGAGACGACCTCTGCTTGTAGCAGGTGTGGAGAAAGGTTTGACGATCAACGAGCAGAGGCCACCCACATGAAAACATGCGGGAAGCTCCATTCATGTGACACCTGTGGAAAAAGCTTTTCCTCCAGGAGTCGTGTGAAATATCACAAGAAACGTGGAAGTTGTGGTGGAAACGTTGACTTGAAGCCGTAG
- the LOC124869711 gene encoding zinc finger protein 853-like isoform X1 produces MSSVQHLREFIRERLTAAAEEIFSEVEKTIVRHEEDMRLLEICWKPQIKLSRIDQPEQRVSNKEVLTDPKLCKQQRSSRLDQEELEHFQIKQEPEPPEIKENQEEPEPLQIKQEPEPPEIKEDQEEAEPLQIKQEPEPPEITEEQDEAEPTRIRENQLESGHLLIKEDQEEPEFGKSMVRYQEDIRLLDYCWNPRIKLFRISTDIPKQRVCKEEEVLNEQEEPEAPRSEDGQENIKQDQEEPDHQKIKEDPGEPEPQQFEEKLEEPEGLNIKEDQEDLDLPQIKDEQEEPELPPFEEDPAGPRIKEDLKPTGIVVNPEEPEPPQFGGGHEEQHLLTFLIHSSQQIEQLLWACETNTFMDPVTDHQSVFSQSEPDTEQLHSQNPPEDQKSSAELHSFYSIVPPDPEQIQEEHYGSEPRPVQQEICRSWEEEHLKSRTSEEHGWSKAEPDAEQLHSQNPLEDQQCFIELKSVYSCVTPDPEQINDQPEPPHFQQQQEIYRSWEEEHLMGRTSWEHVWFKAEPDTQVLHYHNSPEDLHSFYSVVTPDPEQITVEHHGSEPIQQEQNKVFSSWEEEHLEAIASQDYFWFKAEPDAVQLVAHTHLAAETQDHEGTSSGETQDHEGTSSGETQDHEGTSSGVSEDQHHINPEDSETCFVCGEVLKPHRLKQHLKQHPDVKPYVCKRCGERFSEHSHLRDHMVAHLVEDLKARQRPGVKRRQKNVFCKICGRGFAELDYLKSHNKAHRGERPFCETCGKHFSSPRSLKGHMKVHERRCAKPFSCRVCKKRFASRSTKKAHMERHREEKPFSCKTCGETFHERKQFMTHKGTHSAAKPFFCKICKRLFAHRPSYTAHMKSHRKETTSACSRCGERFDDQRAEATHMKTCGKLHSCDTCGKSFSSRSRVKYHKKRGSCGGNVDLKP; encoded by the exons atgtctTCAGTTCAGCATCTGAGAGAGTTTATCAGAGAGCGactaactgctgctgctgaagaaaTCTTCTCAGAGGTTGAGAAAACCATCGTCCGCCACGAAGAAGACATGAGACTGCTGGAAATCTGCTggaaacctcagataaaactctCCAGAATCG ACCAGCCAGAGCAACGTGTCAGCAACAAGGAGGTTCTAACTGACCCAAAGCTGTGTAAGCAGCAGAGGAGCTCCAGGCTGGACCAGGAGGAACTAGAACACTTCCAGATAAAACAGGAACCAGAACCCCCAGAGATAAAagagaaccaggaggaaccggaGCCTTTACAGATAAAACAGGAACCAGAACCTCCAGAGATAAAAGAGGACCAGGAGGAAGCAGAACCTTTACAGATAAAACAGGAACCAGAACCTCCAGAGATAACAGAGGAGCAGGACGAAGCAGAACCAACACGTATTAGAGAGAACCAGCTGGAATCTGGACATCTGTTGATTAAAGAAGATCAGGAGGAACCAGAGTTTGGAAAATCCATGGTCCGGTACCAGGAAGACATCAGACTGCTGGATTACTGCTGGAATCCCAGAATAAAACTCTTCAGAATCTCTACAG ACATCCCAAAGCAACGTGTCTGTAAGGAGGAGGAAGTTCTCaatgaacaggaggaaccagaagCTCCAAGGTCTGAAGATGGTCAAGAGAATATTAAACAGGATCAGGAGGAACCTGACCATCAAAAGATCAAAGAGGACCCTGGAGAACCAGAACCTCAACAGTTTGAAGAGAAGCTAGAGGAGCCAGAAGGTTTAAATATTAAAGAGGATCAAGAAGATCTAGATCTTCCACAGATAAAAGAcgaacaggaggaaccagaacTTCCACCATTTGAAGAAGATCCTGCAGGTCCACGGATTAAGGAGGATCTAAAACCTACAGGAATTGTAGTGAACCCAGAGGAACCAGAACCTCCACAGTTTGGAGGTGGACATGAGGAACAACATCTGCTAACCTTCCTGATCCACAGCAGTCAGCAGATAGAGCAGCTGTTATGGGCGTGTGAAACCAACACCTTTATGGACCCTGTGACCGACCATCAAAGTGTCTTCAgtcaatcagaaccagacacTGAGCAGCTTCACTCTCAGAACCCTCCTGAAGATCAGAAGAGTTCCGCTGAGCTTCACAGTTTCTACTCGATTGTTCCGCCAGATCCTGAGCAGATTCAAGAGGAACATTATGGATCAGAACCTCGACCTGTTCAGCAGGAGATCTGCAGGAGTTGGGAGGAAGAACATCTCAAGAGCAGAACGTCTGAGGAACATGGCTGGTCTAAAGCAGAACCAGACGCTGAGCAGCTTCACTCTCAGAACCCTCTTGAAGACCAGCAATGTTTTATTGAGCTTAAAAGTGTTTATTCATGTGTGACACCAGATCCTGAGCAGATTAATGACCAACCAGAACCTCCACAttttcagcagcagcaggagatcTACAGGAGCTGGGAGGAAGAACATCTTATGGGCAGAACCTCTTGGGAACACGTCTGGTTTAAAGCAGAACCAGACACTCAGGTGCTTCACTATCATAACTCTCCTGAAGATCTTCACAGTTTCTACTCGGTTGTGACACCAGATCCTGAGCAGATCACAGTAGAACACCATGGATCAGAACCTATTCAACAGGAGCAAAACAAAGTCTTCAGCAGCTGGGAGGAAGAACACCTTGAAGCCATCGCTTCTCAGGACTATTTCTGGTTTAAAGCAGAACCAGACGCTGTGCAGCTGGTTGCTCATACCCACCTTGCAGCTGAGACCCAGGACCATGAAGGAACCAGCTCTGGTGAGACCCAGGACCATGAAGGAACCAGCTCTGGTGAGACCCAGGACCATGAAGGAACCAGCTCTGGTGTGTCAGAAGACCAGCATCACATTAACCCTGAAGACtctgaaacatgttttgtttgtggTGAAGTCTTGAAACCTCACCGTTTGAAGCAGCATCTAAAACAGCATCCAGATGTGAAGCCATATGTCTGCAAACGTTGTGGAGAACGCTTCTCTGAACATTCCCATCTGAGAGACCACATGGTTGCTCACCTGGTTGAGGATCTGAAAGCTCGGCAACGACCCGGAGTCAAACGCAGACAGAAAAACGTCTTCTGTAAAATATGCGGCCGAGGCTTTGCTGAACTGGATTATTTAAAATCCCACAATAAAGCTCACAGGGGTGAGCGGCCTTTCTGTGAAACCTGTGGGAAACATTTCAGTTCTCCTCGTTCACTCAAAGGTCACATGAAGGTCCATGAGAGAAGATGTGCGAAACCATTCTCCTGTCGGGTTTGCAAGAAAAGGTTTGCTTCTCGCTCAACCAAGAAAGCCCACATGGAGAGGCACAGAGAAGAGAAGCCCTTCTCCTGTAAAACGTGTGGGGAAACGTTTCATGAGAGAAAACAGTTCATGACCCACAAAGGAACCCACTCAGCTGCTAAACCTTTCTTCTGTAAAATATGCAAACGACTGTTTGCCCACAGGCCCTCCTACACAGCCCACATGAAGTCCCACAGGAAGGAGACGACCTCTGCTTGTAGCAGGTGTGGAGAAAGGTTTGACGATCAACGAGCAGAGGCCACCCACATGAAAACATGCGGGAAGCTCCATTCATGTGACACCTGTGGAAAAAGCTTTTCCTCCAGGAGTCGTGTGAAATATCACAAGAAACGTGGAAGTTGTGGTGGAAACGTTGACTTGAAGCCGTAG